The Gemmatimonadota bacterium genome includes the window GGCTCTCCGGGAAGCCGTACTCGCCGAAGCCGCGGATCTGCATGAAGACGTGCTCGGCGAATTCCTCGGCGATGCCTTTTTTGATCATGCGCGAAACCAGCCGTTCCCGGTGCCGCTCGATCCGTCCCGACCGCCGCCAGGCGGCCATGTCCCGCCGGAGCTGGTCGGCCTCGCCGGGGGTGTAGTCCGCCGCCACCATGGCCAGTTGCATCACCTGCTCCTGGAAGAGGGGCACGCCCAGGGTCTTCTCCAGGACGGGCACGAGGCTTTCGTGGGGATAGGTGACCTCTTCCTCGCCGTTGCGCCGCCGCAGGTAGGGATGGACCATGCCGCCCGTGATGGGCCCGGGGCGGACGATGCTGATCTCGATCACCAGGTCGTAGTAGGTGCGGGGCTTCAGGCGCCCCAGCATGGCCATCTGGGCTCGGCTCTCGATCTGGAACACGCCCACCGTGTCGCTGCGGCAGATCAGGTCGAAGGTGGCGGCGTCCTCCCGGGGGAGCGTGGCCAGGGAGAGTTCCATCCGGCGGTGCCGCCGCAGGAGGTCGAAGCCGAGGTGCAGCAGGTTGAGGGCGCCCAGGCCCAGGAGGTCCACCTTGAACAGGCCCGCGTCCTCCACGTCCTCCTTGTCCCACTGGATCACCGTCCGCCCCTCCATGGTGGCGTTCTCGATGGGCACCAGGTCGTGGACGGGGTGGTGGCCCAGCAGGAAGCCCCCGGGGTGGATGGAGAGGTGGCGGGGGAAGTCCTGGATCTCCAGTACCAGGGCGGCCAGGTGGCGCAGGGCCGGGTTCTCCGGGTCGAGGCCGGCCTGGCGGATGAAGTCCTCGTCCCAGTGCCCGTGGGACACCTGCCGGGCCAGGCGGTCCAGGCCGGTGGCCGGGATCTCGAGGACCTTGCCCACCTCCCGGATGGCGGACCGGTGGCGGTAGCGGACCACGTTGGCCACCATGGCGGCGTGGGTGCGCCCGTACTTCTTGTACACGTGCTGGATCACCTCCTCCCGGCGGTTGTGCTCGATGTCCAGGTCGATGTCCGGCGGCTCGGCCCTTTCCCTGGAGATAAACCGTTCGAAGAGGAGGTTCACCTGGGTGGGGTCCACGCCCGTGATGCCTAGGGCGAAGCAGACGGCGGAGTTGGCCGCCGACCCGCGGCCCTGGCAGAGGATGCGCTCGCGGCGGCAGTACTCCACGATCTCGTGCATGGTCAGGAAATAACCCTCGTACTCCAGCTCCCGGATCAGCGCGAGTTCCTTCTTCAGCTGGGGGACCTGCGTTTCGAACTTGCCGCCCAGGCGGCGGGCCGCGCCCTCGAAGGTGCGCTCCTCCAGGTACTGGATGGACGTCTTGCCCTTCGGCAGGCGCTCCAGCGGGTAGCGGTAGCGCAGTTCCCCGAGGGAGAAGGTGCACCGGGCGGCCACCTCGCGGGTCCGTTCGAGGGACGCCGGGTCGTCGGCGAAGAGGCGGGCCATGTCCTCCGGCCCCTTGAGCGCGTGCTGGTCGTTCGGCCGGAGGAGCCGCCCGGCCGCGGGCAGGGTCACCCCCTCCCGGATGCAGGTCAGCACGTCCTGCAGGGGGCGCCGTCCGGGCGTATGGTAGAGGACCTCCACGGCGGCCACGGTGGGCAGGCCGAACCGGTCCGCCAGTTCCCGCAGGCGGATCTCCTTCAGGGTCTCCTCCGCCCGGCGGTGCCGGGCCAGGACCACGTACAGGCGGTCTTCGAAGGCCGCGCGGAGCGGTTCGGGGAAGGGCGGCCCCGTTCCCCCGATCCACAGGGCGATCAGCCCCGGGCTGTGGCGGCACACCTCCTCCCAGCCCACCCGGCAGTTCCCCTTGGCGCCGCGCAGGTGTCCGGCGGTCAGCAGCCGGCAGAGATGGGCGTAGCCTTCCCGGTCCTGGACCAGCAGCACGATCTCCGAGCCGTCCCGGAGGCTGACCTGCGATCCCACGACCAGGTGGACGTCCAGCTCCCGTGCGCGGACGTGGGCCCGCACGATGCCGTACACCCCGTTGCGGTCGGTGAGGGTCAGGGAGGAAAGCCCCAGGCGCCGGCAGGCCTCCACCAGTTCCTCGGGATGGCTGGCCCCTTCCAGGAAGGAGTAATTGCTCTTGCACCAGAGGGGCGCGTAGGGGCTGGCGCCGGCCCGGGGCGCGCAGGTGGGGTTCGTGGGCGCCGGGGCCGCGACGGTGCGGGACGCCGGGGCCGCGCGTTCACGGGGCGGATCTGGAGACGCAAATCCATTCGAGGGCGCCGGCTCCGCGCGTTCACGGGCCATTATTCCACCCGGCCCTGGACGTACCAGCGGCCGCTCCCGTGGTCGTAGTAGATCCAGAGGGTTTCGCCCCGCGCGGTGTCGACGAAACGGTAGTCCCTCCGGACCTCCCGGACCCACCATCCGCCGCTGACCAGGTGTTCCGGGGGCGGGCCGGGGCCCGAAGGCGACTGCCAGTTCACGGGCTGGCCTTCCAGGAGCCGGGGACTGGCGTGGGCGCGGCGCACCAGGGCGCGCACGGCCACCGGCCGGGGGGCGGGCGCGGCGAGCTTGCCGAAGGGCTGCCACCCGAAACGGGCTTCCGGGAGATGCCCCGACGCCAGTTGCGCCGTGAGGACCGAGCCGGGGCCGAACTCGGCCCGGACCCGCGCAAGGGCCCGCATGGCCGAACCGGTGTCGCGGTCCGGATTCTCCTGCAGGAGGTTCAGCTTGTCGGCGGTGACGCGCACGCCCTCCACCTCGAGGGCCAGTTCCACCGGGGGGAAGGGGAAGGAAATCGTTTCCAGGCGCAGGCCCACCAGTTCCAGCAGGACCCTGGCGTCCAGCGTCGGTTCGGCCGCCTGGACCCGGCAGCGATGGCGCGTACCGTTCTCCTGCCGGAACGCCAGCCGGAGGGCGGCGGCCGCCTGGTATCTTTCGCCCGCGGCCTTCAGCAGGGGCGCCAATAGCTGGGACACCCGGAACTGGAGGCCCCGGGCGTCCGATTCGTTCGCGTCCAGTTCCATCCGGGCGCGGAGCGGTTCGGAAAGGCCCCGCGGCTGAAGGGGCAGGGACCGGTCTCCCGCCGCGAAGCGGTAGAGGGTCCGGGCCTGCTCGCCGAGATGCCGGGCGATCCGCTCCCCGGGAAGGGCCAGGAAATCCCCCACGGTATACACGGCCAGCTTGTCCAGCCGTTCCCGCAGCTTCGGCTCGAGTTGCAGATCGAGCAGCCGAACCTTACGGCTCTCGGCATCCTCGACCGCCATGGTGGGGAGCACGGCCACCGCGTCCCTCGCTTTGGCGACGGCATAGGTGCCGAAGCGGCTAAAACCGACCGCGATGCTCGCCGGCAGTTCCAGCCCGGAGAGGGCGGCGTGCATCTGCCCGGCCCAGTCCTCCAGCGACGCGTAGAGCAGGTCCAGTCCCCCCGCGTCCACCCAGAAGATCCCCGGCTCCTCCGCGCTCGGCTCCACCCGGGGGCTGAAACGGTCCAGCGCGCCGTGGACCTGCCGGACCGCCGCCCCGACCTCCTCCTCCGAAATCGTCCCGGCGCACAGGCCGCGGTCCAGGGAGAGGGCCGCGGCGTACTTCATGCCCGGCCGGATCCCGCCCCGGACGGCCGCGGCGTTGAGCCACAGGATGGGACTCAGGGGCTTATCCTCTTCCACCACCGCCACCGGCCGTTCCCGCCACTGCGGATGGCTCCTCAGCAGGAGCCGGAGCGGCAGCGCCCGGATGTTAATGCAGGCCGTCCGGCCCGCGGCAGATTTCGGTGTGGCGCCAGCCCGGTCCATGGCGTTTGTCCTTCAGGATTTCGATTTCGCATTGAAAACGGTCCACCGCCAGGCGGCGGCAGGAGGTCTGGCCCCTCAGGGTGACCATCGGTCCCAGCGAAGGCGCCTCGCGGGACTTGGCGGTGAGGCACAGGAGGGCGGCATGGTGGTCCCTCGCCTGCCGGGCCAGGCGTACCTGCAGGGGCACGGGGATCCTGGAATCGGCGTGCAGGTCCAGCACCACCAGGCCGAAGCCGCCCGAACGCAGGACCCGGTCCGCCGCCCGCGCCGCGGCCCGGGCGTCCGGCACGCGGATGACCACCAGGGCGTCCAGGTCCACGCCGCTCTCCGCCGCGTCCGGCGCGAAGAAGGTGTCCGGCGTCGCCGTGATCCAGGCCGCCGGCTCGCCCTCGAGCTGGGCGTCCAGCACCAGCCGGAAGGCGGCCGTCAGCAGGGCGGCGCCCGGGACGGACGAGAGCTCGCAGAGGCGCCCGGCCAAATGCGACCGCGACCAGCGCGGCCGCTCCTCCCGCTTTCCGGCGGGCATCCGCGTGAAATAAGGTTCGAGATCCTGCAGATCCCGGTCCTGCAGGGACGACATGATGATTCCTTCGGTTGTGCGATGTGCTCGATGTGTTATTCGACGCGCCGGGCTGGCCGTCCTATTCAACGCTCCGCCGTATCTCGATGACCTTGCCCAGCAGCGAAAAGGGCGCACCGTCCTCCCGGGGGATGATCGGGTCGAAGGCCTCGTTCTCCGGATGCAGCTCGACGCGGCCGTCCCGCTCCCGGTACCGCTTGACCGTCGCCTCGTCACCCACCAGGGCCACCACGATATCCCCCGGACTGGCTGTCGGCTGCCGACGCACGATCACCATGTCCCCCGGCAGGATGCCGGCATGGAGCATGCTCTCCCCCTCCACGGTCAGGGCGAAGAGTTCATCGTCGTCGAAACGCGTCTGCGCCATGATGTATTCTGGCGGATCCTCCATGGCCTCGGTCAGTTCGCCCGCCTGTACGCGTCCCAGCATGGGGATCAACTGGGTGGGACTGGCCTTGCCGAACTCCGGCAACCGGTAACCCCGGGACCTGCCGTCCACCTTGGCGAGTTTCCCCTCGAACACCAGCTTCTCCAGGTGCTGGCGGGCGGACTGGACCGCACGGAACCCGAATGCGCGCTGCACGTCCCGGGTCGTGGGCGGGGTCCCGCTCAGGATACGCTCCCGCACGAAATCGTAGATCTTCTCCCTGGTCTTCCCAGGCGATGTGTAGGCCATGATGGTCTCCTCGGTCCGCGGATGAGGAAAACAGAGCGGCGCGTCACTATGGGACGGCGCGATCGGCCGCTGAAATGGGCCGGCGCCATGGGCTGACGAATTGGGCCAGCGCAACGGGCCGGCGCGCCAAAACGACCGCCTGAAAATCCATAAAACAGACATTTGTCTGTTATGTCAAGCAGTTTTTAGGGAAAATGAGGATTGGAACAGGTGGGTGCCATGAGTGGAGGGGGAGATTAAAAAAAACGAGTCGGGAGCGGCCTATGAAATGGCAATCATGCGTTAATGTGCTATTTCAAGGTAAGTGGATTTCGCTGTGGGCTCGGGTATGGGATACCCTTCTTCTTTCATCCCGTCGAGATGAAACTCAATCGCTTCCTTCATGTTCGATTCTACTTCAGACCGTGTAGTTCCAGTTGATACGCAACCTGTAAGGTCAGGTGAATACGCTGAGAGTCCAGTTCCGGTCTTTTCAATAACGATAAGGTAACGACTCATGATTCTCTTCCCCTGGCAGCCAGGGCCTCGCGCTTGTTGAATTCCAATGCTTCTGAAAGCGATTCGACGAGACTTTGCCGTAATTCCTGGTGGGTACGTTCCTGGCAATTGACACCAGGCACTTCCTCAATCCAGCCAATCCACCATTCGCCAGTGTGTTTCACTACTGCGGTGTATTCCAAGTTCATTTGTAACACTTAATATGAGTACATTCGTTGACACAATTAACGTTAATTGTGCCAATAAAATGATTGAATTTACATTTCTCAGGCTCGATACATCCAGCTCCACCTGTCTACCGTACACCTACT containing:
- the dnaE gene encoding DNA polymerase III subunit alpha — translated: MARERAEPAPSNGFASPDPPRERAAPASRTVAAPAPTNPTCAPRAGASPYAPLWCKSNYSFLEGASHPEELVEACRRLGLSSLTLTDRNGVYGIVRAHVRARELDVHLVVGSQVSLRDGSEIVLLVQDREGYAHLCRLLTAGHLRGAKGNCRVGWEEVCRHSPGLIALWIGGTGPPFPEPLRAAFEDRLYVVLARHRRAEETLKEIRLRELADRFGLPTVAAVEVLYHTPGRRPLQDVLTCIREGVTLPAAGRLLRPNDQHALKGPEDMARLFADDPASLERTREVAARCTFSLGELRYRYPLERLPKGKTSIQYLEERTFEGAARRLGGKFETQVPQLKKELALIRELEYEGYFLTMHEIVEYCRRERILCQGRGSAANSAVCFALGITGVDPTQVNLLFERFISRERAEPPDIDLDIEHNRREEVIQHVYKKYGRTHAAMVANVVRYRHRSAIREVGKVLEIPATGLDRLARQVSHGHWDEDFIRQAGLDPENPALRHLAALVLEIQDFPRHLSIHPGGFLLGHHPVHDLVPIENATMEGRTVIQWDKEDVEDAGLFKVDLLGLGALNLLHLGFDLLRRHRRMELSLATLPREDAATFDLICRSDTVGVFQIESRAQMAMLGRLKPRTYYDLVIEISIVRPGPITGGMVHPYLRRRNGEEEVTYPHESLVPVLEKTLGVPLFQEQVMQLAMVAADYTPGEADQLRRDMAAWRRSGRIERHRERLVSRMIKKGIAEEFAEHVFMQIRGFGEYGFPESHAASFAHIAYATAYLRCHYPAEFTCALLNAQPMGFYSPSTIVNDARIHGVEVRPVSLRRSRWDCTLEEAAGRKPRLPFAVRMGLRYVRGLGEGDGARLEAAMEQAPFRDIADVARRSGLGADKLESLAEAGAFACFGPFGPDRRGALWQVLGTKTGGPPPLPLKNRDAQPRFQSLNSLETILWDHQAAGHSVQGHLLKPRRAELAARGLPTARELNGMPDGRSVRYVGLVICRQRPGTAQGVTFMTLEDETGFVNLVIWEKVFERNALLARTLHCMGVTGNLQVGEGVVHLVVEAVWDPKLEDRTLRLRSRDFR
- a CDS encoding DNA polymerase Y family protein, giving the protein MDRAGATPKSAAGRTACINIRALPLRLLLRSHPQWRERPVAVVEEDKPLSPILWLNAAAVRGGIRPGMKYAAALSLDRGLCAGTISEEEVGAAVRQVHGALDRFSPRVEPSAEEPGIFWVDAGGLDLLYASLEDWAGQMHAALSGLELPASIAVGFSRFGTYAVAKARDAVAVLPTMAVEDAESRKVRLLDLQLEPKLRERLDKLAVYTVGDFLALPGERIARHLGEQARTLYRFAAGDRSLPLQPRGLSEPLRARMELDANESDARGLQFRVSQLLAPLLKAAGERYQAAAALRLAFRQENGTRHRCRVQAAEPTLDARVLLELVGLRLETISFPFPPVELALEVEGVRVTADKLNLLQENPDRDTGSAMRALARVRAEFGPGSVLTAQLASGHLPEARFGWQPFGKLAAPAPRPVAVRALVRRAHASPRLLEGQPVNWQSPSGPGPPPEHLVSGGWWVREVRRDYRFVDTARGETLWIYYDHGSGRWYVQGRVE
- a CDS encoding recombinase A — encoded protein: MSSLQDRDLQDLEPYFTRMPAGKREERPRWSRSHLAGRLCELSSVPGAALLTAAFRLVLDAQLEGEPAAWITATPDTFFAPDAAESGVDLDALVVIRVPDARAAARAADRVLRSGGFGLVVLDLHADSRIPVPLQVRLARQARDHHAALLCLTAKSREAPSLGPMVTLRGQTSCRRLAVDRFQCEIEILKDKRHGPGWRHTEICRGPDGLH
- the lexA gene encoding repressor LexA; protein product: MAYTSPGKTREKIYDFVRERILSGTPPTTRDVQRAFGFRAVQSARQHLEKLVFEGKLAKVDGRSRGYRLPEFGKASPTQLIPMLGRVQAGELTEAMEDPPEYIMAQTRFDDDELFALTVEGESMLHAGILPGDMVIVRRQPTASPGDIVVALVGDEATVKRYRERDGRVELHPENEAFDPIIPREDGAPFSLLGKVIEIRRSVE
- a CDS encoding type II toxin-antitoxin system HicB family antitoxin, which encodes MSRYLIVIEKTGTGLSAYSPDLTGCVSTGTTRSEVESNMKEAIEFHLDGMKEEGYPIPEPTAKSTYLEIAH
- a CDS encoding type II toxin-antitoxin system HicB family antitoxin; this translates as MNLEYTAVVKHTGEWWIGWIEEVPGVNCQERTHQELRQSLVESLSEALEFNKREALAARGRES